From Serratia fonticola:
TCCTGGCTGTGAACCGTCGGCAGAAACATGGCGTGCTTGCCGGTACGCTCGTTGTGTTGCAGATCCAAGGTGATGGCCTTGTCGATCTGCGGGCAAACGCGGTAACACACATCGCAACGCAGCCCCTGCCAGTTCAGACAGTTTTCATGATCCAGCAACACTGCCAACCCCATCCGCGCCTGATCGATATCCGTCAGGTTCGGATCCAGCGCACCGCTCGGGCAGGCCACCACACACGGGATGTCTTCACACATCTCGCAAGGGATATCCCGCGCCACAAAGTATGGCGTTCCCGCGGCTCTCGGCGACAACAGCGTCGCCAGTTTCAGCGTCTGATACGGGCAGGCTTGCACACACTGACCACAGCGAATACAAGCGCTATCAAACGCCGCCTCGGCCAGTGCTCCCGGCGGCCGCAGGGCCAGGCC
This genomic window contains:
- the napG gene encoding ferredoxin-type protein NapG, which translates into the protein MSQQRDKTPARRRFLRDAARSVAGLAGIGVLLGLQQKQSQARDGLALRPPGALAEAAFDSACIRCGQCVQACPYQTLKLATLLSPRAAGTPYFVARDIPCEMCEDIPCVVACPSGALDPNLTDIDQARMGLAVLLDHENCLNWQGLRCDVCYRVCPQIDKAITLDLQHNERTGKHAMFLPTVHSQDCTGCGKCEQACVLEQAAIKVLPMELARGQLGEHYRWGWQEKQRAGHSLVPEGLTLPARGVKGGE